Below is a window of bacterium DNA.
CTACACTAAACCCTGCACTTTTCAAAACTCTTATCAATGTCTTTTTCATTTAATCTTAACCTCCTTTTTTCATAAGTAGAAAGTAGAGAGTAGAGAGATTTTGGGACAGGTCATTTTAGTGTGAAATCTTGCGGTCGAAAAAACCTGTTTTCCTTCACCTGATTACCGATTAATTGCTCTCTTACTTTCCTTACCCGGTGGTCAGTTTTACATCTGACCATTTTACAAAAAAGTGTAAGCGTTCAGGTGGTGTAACAAAAGGAGATGTGGAGATTAAGGAGATAGGGAGATATTATTAAAAAAATTGAAATTAATAGAAACTAATAGAAATTTATGGAAATTTGTTGTTTTCCACAATCAATTTCTACCTATTTCTATAAATTTCAATCTATTTCTATTATCTTATCTCCATATCACTCTTATCTCCTTATCCCCTTTCTTACACTTTTGATATATAGCCTGAACGGTTACAAAAAAGTTTTATCTCTTCATACTCATCACCTCCTTTTTATCCAGTTATTGTGAAAAATATTATTATATAGTATGCCACAGATATGGAATTATGTCAACAGAATTTTCTTCTGAAAATAATCCGCAGATTTCGCAGAGGACACAGATTTTTATTTTTTTATCTCCCTGCTGGCGGGGGATTAAGGGGTTAGGGGGTTCTTTTATTCCCGAATCCCGAGCCCCGAGTCCCGAGTCCCTTAATTTTCATCCCCCTTTGTGTCCACGCTGTGGACATGACCGTTTCTCCTGAAGTTAGCGAACTTCCCTTTACATATTATCAATCAAGTAACCGAATTCTCTAAGTCTTTTTTTGACCTTGCCAAGATTGCTTTTATCAATAAGAATACAGTAGTCTTCCGCCTTTAAGATATATTTCTTTAATACCTCATCTGTGGCAATCAAAGAAATCAATTCTTTGTCTTTTTTCAATCTATAGACAGCCATTTTCTCCTCGCAGTTTAAAGGATTAATCTTTTCTAATATTTCATTCAAAAAATTATGCCAGATTTCAGGTAAATTTGAGGAAATTTGTCCTTTGAAAAACTCAACCTTTCGTTTTATATCTTCCTTAGAATTACAATCTTTAAAAAAGGATTCATAATCTACTTTATAATGATTATCGCTTATTGGAGTAGCTACCTTTTCCAAAACCATCCTTTTTAATCTATCAGTTCCTTCTATATGGATAATCAATCTCCTCTCATCAAGAATAATATTGGTTTTTTCTTCCTTAATCTCTACCTCATATTTTTCAATCAAACCTAAGATATAAGCCCCTAATTTTGTCAATCGGACATATTGCAACCCGTCATAAATAGAAAGATAGGGATGGTCTTTTTCTTGCAAAACTTCATTTTTGGGAAGATTATAGGCAATATCAACTATCCCAAAGGTGGCAAAAAGGAACATAACGGTCTTCACAAAAGGAACTATAACGGCATCTTTATAAATCTCATTGGAAATACGAATATTTTCAAGGTAATGGCCATAAGTTCTCGGCGTCTCTCTGGTATAATAAAATTCCCATTTTGTGTGAATATTAATTAACTCTAAATAGATACCTTTAGCCCGGGCATATTTGACTAAATTTTCACAACAGACCCAGGAAGAGAGAGGAAGACCTCTTAAGAGTTCAAAAAGTGATTCTCTTACCTTTTGTTCTCTACCCTTGTAGTCATCATACTCAAAATAATATCCTTTATTTTTTAGATAAGACAACAATTGATGTAATTGGTAGTTTTCAGAATTCTGGTTATAAAAGAAGCGGGTAAAGAGTTCTTTCAAAAATTCAGGTGAGGTATCAACATTTTTCAGCGGTATCTTCTGCAAAAGATTGATAATGAATCGAGTTTTTATATAGTCTAATTCCCTGTCCTGATGCTCATAAAACTCTTTTATCCCACAATAGGTAGCCATTTCTTTAAGTGCTGTCTTAAGAACCTTATCTCCAACTTTTAACTCACCATGTTTTAAATAGTTAGACCAAAGTTTTATTTGTCTTATTACCTCGTCATTATCTTCATAGAGAAAATCTGTCTTCTCGATTTTATCAAGTGAAATCAACTCATACTCTTTTGGAAAAGGCAGGTGTTGTTTAAATATTTTTCTTAATGGCTCAGGAAGATAGAATGACAACTTCGTTAAGGGATAATCATAGGTTGAGTGAATTGGAAATAGCAGATAATCGTTTTCAACACTTTCTGCTGGATTCTGATAGTAGCGTCTGTCTCCTTTTACTATCCTTATGTTAAGGTGTTTCTCAAGGTTTTCAAGTTTATGTTCTCCTCCCTCCCAGATGAGGATATGAAATAGTCTTTTTGCCTGAGGAGGCAGACACAAAACCAGTTTATTGAATAGTTCCCTGTCAGAATAAATTTTAGCCAGAGCCCTAACCAGAGTCAGTTTTTTTAAGTTACCTAAGTCCTTTTCACTAAAAAAGTATCTTATATAGCGAGTGTATAATTTTTTAAGTATATCGGTAGGATATATCTTCTCGACCATTTTTTCTATCGGGTTCAATTCTGGTGGTGCTGGTTTTTGGGATGATTGCATATTTCTATAATGCGGTACTGATGACCTGAGTGATTCCATTTCCTCTATAATATCAATCCAATCTTGCTGATATATCATCTCATCCTCCTAATACAAACTCTATATCTTGATTATCCAGGGGTAACCGTTCAGGCTATATATCAAAAGTGTAAGAAAGGGGATAAGGAGATAAGAGTGATATGGAGATAAGATAATAGAATATAGATTGAAATTTATAGAAATAGGTAGAATTTGATTGTGGAAAACAACAAATTTCCATAAATTTCTATTAGTTTCTACTAATTTCAATTTTTTTTAATAATATCTCCATAATCCCCATATCTCCTTTTCTTACACCACCTGAACGCTTACATCCAGGGTTTTCAGTGACAATCCATCACTTGAAATCAAAGACTCAAAAAGCACCTTTTTCCTCTTTTCGTAACTATTTGTAACAAAGGAAAAAGGGGAAAATCAGGGAAAATAGCCACTCCTTACTATTTTCAAACTCAGGCACTTATTAGGCAAGTCTATCCTGAATCTGGCCTCCAGATTCTGATAATAAACTCTTGCTCCCTCTCTTCAAAATCAGGCTCTTTGCCGGTCTGTTCTTTTACAAGCCTAATCATCCTAGGAATACCAGTTCCAATCTCTGTCATCCTGTGCTCTTTAGCTAACAAGGAAACGATAAGGGGATTCCGATGGAGAGGGAATCCTAACTTAATATTATCAATAGTAACTGAATTAGGGAGTTTGCCCGGGCTTTTTATCTCTATTCTATTGTCAAAGATAAATATTCTGTTCTGGGACGGCAGTTGATAATTTCGATGGGCAATGGCATTTATGACCGCTTCTCTTAAGGCTTCAATTGGGATTTCAAATCGAGGTTCTTCCTTTTTAAAACCCTCTATCTTTGTTTCGGCTCTTAAATAATCCTTTAAGATTCTCTCTGTCCTTTCAATCTGCTCAATAAGTATTCCTTCTATATCCTTCTTATCAAAGGTTTCGCCAATGTC
It encodes the following:
- a CDS encoding ATP-binding protein; amino-acid sequence: MMNKIELLEIIKKGEDSFTEFKEEKAHPDDLAARIVAFANTEGGNLITSREQLMRLFEASKSIYYDELAVPNTSIEDIDLKYVERFIKKSFGCGIGDFGIRTDDLLKNMKILTPYERDMVTTIGGLLFFGKHPEYQFPYCKITIVRFYGNDIGETFDKKDIEGILIEQIERTERILKDYLRAETKIEGFKKEEPRFEIPIEALREAVINAIAHRNYQLPSQNRIFIFDNRIEIKSPGKLPNSVTIDNIKLGFPLHRNPLIVSLLAKEHRMTEIGTGIPRMIRLVKEQTGKEPDFEEREQEFIIRIWRPDSG